A window from Leptothermofonsia sichuanensis E412 encodes these proteins:
- a CDS encoding serine/threonine protein kinase, which translates to MEQLIRQKLHDRYQIESLLGRQTGRRTFLARDLQTESPVVIKLLLFGPDFTWDDLKLFEREAETLRSLDHPAIPRYFDSFEVATELGQGFALVQSYIEARSLREWVECGCTFSETELKEIATQLLEVLEYLHNRQPSVIHRDIKPSNILLRNRSGNSPGPQYRTKLVN; encoded by the coding sequence ATGGAACAACTGATCAGACAAAAATTGCACGATCGCTATCAAATTGAGTCTTTACTCGGTCGCCAGACAGGTCGGAGAACCTTTCTGGCAAGAGATTTACAAACTGAGTCACCAGTTGTGATCAAATTACTGTTGTTTGGTCCCGACTTTACCTGGGATGATTTGAAGCTGTTTGAGCGAGAAGCAGAAACGCTGCGATCCCTGGACCATCCAGCTATTCCTCGCTATTTCGATTCTTTTGAGGTAGCGACGGAACTGGGCCAAGGGTTTGCTCTGGTGCAAAGTTACATTGAAGCGCGATCGCTGCGGGAGTGGGTGGAGTGTGGCTGCACCTTCAGCGAAACAGAGTTGAAGGAAATCGCCACGCAATTGTTGGAAGTACTGGAATACTTACACAACCGTCAACCATCGGTCATTCATCGGGACATCAAACCCAGCAATATCCTGCTCAGAAACCGCAGTGGTAATAGTCCTGGACCTCAGTACAGGACAAAACTTGTCAATTGA
- the rpmG gene encoding 50S ribosomal protein L33, with protein sequence MAKNKGVRIIITLECTECRTNPDKRSPGVSRYTTMKNRRNTTARLELKKFCPHCNKHTVHKEIK encoded by the coding sequence ATGGCTAAGAATAAGGGCGTTCGTATCATCATTACGCTGGAATGTACCGAGTGTCGCACCAATCCCGACAAGCGATCGCCCGGTGTCTCCCGCTATACAACGATGAAAAATCGACGCAATACCACTGCACGGCTCGAACTGAAGAAGTTTTGCCCGCACTGCAATAAGCACACAGTGCATAAGGAAATTAAGTAA
- a CDS encoding protein kinase domain-containing protein encodes MYLGPGQVYLVDFGSVQTAQHGGTMTVVGTYGYMPPEQFGGRSLPASDLFSVGATLIYLATGQDPANLPQKNLQIEFEPFVTLSHPFIQWLR; translated from the coding sequence CTGTACTTAGGTCCTGGACAGGTTTATCTGGTCGATTTTGGTTCGGTTCAAACTGCCCAGCATGGGGGCACTATGACTGTTGTTGGTACCTATGGCTACATGCCGCCAGAACAATTTGGCGGGCGATCGCTGCCTGCCTCTGATTTGTTCAGTGTGGGCGCAACGCTGATTTATCTGGCAACTGGTCAAGATCCAGCCAACCTGCCGCAAAAAAATTTGCAAATTGAGTTTGAGCCATTTGTGACGCTGAGCCACCCTTTTATTCAATGGCTTCGGTAG
- a CDS encoding DUF29 domain-containing protein — MNPSLPTANLLSDLYKRDYFLWLEATARLLQEGQLSQLDVDNLLEEIEDMGRNEKRALYSNLKVLLLHLLLHLLKYKYQPENCSNSWIASIVEHRQRINRTLQESPSLKLYLAEIFSECYQDARELTAAETGLQIDQFPMEPPFTASIILNADYDSGSRA, encoded by the coding sequence ATGAACCCCTCTCTACCAACAGCTAATCTCCTCTCTGACTTGTATAAACGAGATTATTTTCTGTGGCTAGAAGCCACTGCCAGACTGCTGCAAGAGGGGCAGCTTTCTCAACTGGATGTGGATAATTTGCTAGAAGAAATCGAGGACATGGGCAGAAATGAAAAGCGAGCACTTTATAGCAATCTCAAAGTTCTGCTGCTGCATCTCCTCCTGCATCTCCTCAAGTACAAATATCAACCCGAAAATTGCTCTAATAGCTGGATAGCTAGTATTGTAGAGCACCGCCAGAGAATCAATCGGACACTTCAAGAAAGCCCCAGCCTGAAGCTCTATCTGGCTGAAATATTTAGTGAGTGCTATCAGGATGCAAGGGAACTGACAGCCGCAGAAACAGGATTGCAGATTGACCAGTTTCCAATGGAGCCTCCTTTTACAGCCTCAATCATTCTGAACGCTGATTACGACTCAGGATCGAGAGCGTAA
- the rpsR gene encoding 30S ribosomal protein S18, producing the protein MTYFRRRVSPIKPEDPIDYKDVDLLRKFITERGKILPRRITGLTAKQQRDLTQAIKRARILALLPFINQEG; encoded by the coding sequence ATGACCTACTTTCGTCGCCGGGTATCCCCCATCAAACCAGAAGATCCCATCGATTATAAAGATGTAGACCTGCTGCGAAAATTCATCACCGAGCGGGGCAAAATTCTGCCTCGTCGGATCACAGGGCTGACTGCCAAACAACAGCGCGACCTGACCCAGGCAATCAAGCGTGCCCGCATTCTGGCCCTGTTGCCCTTTATTAATCAGGAAGGCTAG
- a CDS encoding IS4 family transposase has protein sequence MQQITEFRQVLQPLLGWHGARLAFVAQFLIALLRTRTVNLSELAASFCGSAQIPSNYKRLQRFFSDFDLDYAAIARAVVCLMGIPQPWVLAIDRTEWSFGGSVFNILTLGICHQGISFPVVFLMLDNRGNSNTQERIDLLNEFFTIFGEDVRLRCLTSDREFVGREWIGYLLEDEPIPFRGRIRETETLSDGSKALNGRVLFADLKAGETKILRKRRQVWGHWVYVVGLRLDTQELLILVTNHSPHSALKDYALRWNLETLFGAFKTRGFCLEATHFIDDYRVRKLFALLTLALCWVMRTGVWRQAHKTIQLKSHGRKAQSLFRYGLDYLHNLLVNLDHKLDEFLDNLKLLSCT, from the coding sequence ATGCAACAGATTACCGAATTTCGCCAAGTTTTGCAGCCCCTCCTCGGTTGGCATGGTGCGCGGCTGGCATTTGTGGCTCAATTTCTGATCGCCCTGCTACGAACCCGTACGGTGAATCTGAGCGAATTGGCTGCTAGCTTTTGTGGTTCCGCCCAAATTCCGTCGAACTACAAGCGTCTCCAGCGCTTCTTTAGCGACTTTGATCTCGATTATGCGGCGATTGCCCGTGCCGTGGTCTGCCTGATGGGGATCCCGCAGCCTTGGGTGCTCGCCATAGACCGCACCGAATGGAGCTTTGGCGGTAGCGTTTTCAACATTCTCACCCTGGGCATTTGCCATCAGGGTATTTCCTTTCCGGTGGTGTTTCTGATGCTGGACAACCGCGGCAATTCCAACACCCAAGAGCGCATCGATTTGCTCAACGAATTCTTCACGATTTTTGGCGAGGATGTCCGCCTGCGGTGCCTGACGAGCGACCGCGAATTTGTTGGGCGGGAGTGGATTGGCTATTTGCTCGAAGATGAGCCAATCCCGTTTCGGGGGCGGATTCGCGAAACTGAAACGCTCAGTGATGGCAGCAAAGCCCTGAATGGCCGCGTCCTCTTTGCCGATCTCAAAGCGGGTGAAACCAAGATTTTACGCAAACGCCGTCAAGTGTGGGGACATTGGGTGTATGTCGTTGGTCTGCGGCTTGACACCCAGGAATTACTGATTTTGGTCACCAACCATTCACCCCATTCAGCCCTCAAAGATTACGCCCTGCGGTGGAATTTAGAAACCCTGTTCGGTGCGTTCAAAACTCGGGGCTTCTGCCTCGAAGCGACCCATTTTATTGATGACTACCGAGTCCGCAAGCTCTTTGCGCTCCTCACATTGGCGTTATGTTGGGTGATGCGAACGGGGGTGTGGCGGCAGGCGCACAAAACGATTCAACTCAAGTCCCATGGGCGCAAAGCCCAGAGTCTATTCCGATATGGCTTAGATTACTTGCACAACCTACTCGTTAATCTTGACCATAAATTAGATGAGTTCTTGGACAATCTCAAACTTTTGTCCTGTACTTAG
- a CDS encoding low-complexity tail membrane protein: MRSFWSDPYLWVHLAGLAVVPILLEVCLLGFAVGDPTLPVWFELCLVGGIGIAPVLWMQWQRPFYIFSLVAVAIKPEQLTEDQRRLLTLFKSQRNRILAVGVPVLLFFLLYQVYKLAPIAAPVALFPSGWRVLGLLVAAIAFLAINLFTQVPFSVLSVMLHRDPEFAATPPYPLEQIRRNFSLVGLQVKQILPPMIVAAPTEPAVAPSVGIAEQAATGNPELDPESETESEPAAEPTHPLSKSDEPEPHEPEVSDSTLEPFSSEQDSSTLESEPSSNGDSASTETTTEEDVWGL; this comes from the coding sequence ATGCGTTCTTTCTGGTCTGATCCGTATCTATGGGTCCATCTGGCTGGTCTGGCAGTCGTTCCCATCCTGTTAGAGGTCTGTCTGTTGGGCTTTGCTGTGGGGGATCCCACACTGCCGGTATGGTTTGAACTATGTTTGGTGGGGGGCATTGGAATTGCACCGGTGTTATGGATGCAGTGGCAACGCCCGTTCTACATCTTTAGCCTGGTAGCCGTTGCTATCAAACCAGAGCAACTGACGGAAGACCAGCGTAGATTGCTGACCTTATTTAAATCTCAGCGTAACCGGATCCTGGCAGTTGGGGTTCCTGTGCTGCTGTTTTTTCTGCTCTATCAAGTCTATAAGTTAGCCCCAATCGCAGCCCCGGTGGCGCTTTTTCCCTCAGGCTGGCGGGTGTTGGGTTTGCTGGTGGCAGCGATCGCCTTCCTTGCCATCAACCTTTTTACCCAGGTGCCCTTCAGTGTCCTGAGTGTGATGCTGCACAGAGATCCAGAATTTGCGGCAACCCCTCCCTATCCCCTGGAGCAAATCCGGCGCAACTTTTCCCTGGTTGGACTACAGGTCAAGCAAATCCTGCCGCCGATGATTGTCGCAGCCCCGACCGAACCAGCCGTTGCCCCATCCGTAGGGATTGCTGAACAAGCCGCCACAGGAAACCCAGAATTGGATCCTGAATCCGAAACAGAATCTGAACCAGCGGCTGAACCAACTCATCCCCTATCCAAATCTGATGAACCAGAGCCTCATGAACCAGAGGTTTCGGACTCTACTCTGGAGCCGTTTTCGTCTGAGCAAGATTCGTCTACCCTGGAGTCAGAGCCTTCCTCAAATGGCGATTCTGCATCTACCGAAACCACGACTGAGGAGGACGTTTGGGGACTGTAA
- a CDS encoding DUF427 domain-containing protein: MPKAVWNGAVLAESDQCEVVEGNYYFPPDAIKQEYFKDSDTHTTCGWKGVASYYTIEVDGQVNQDAAWYYPEPKEAARKIAGYVAFWKGVKVER, from the coding sequence ATGCCAAAAGCTGTTTGGAATGGTGCTGTTCTTGCCGAAAGTGACCAGTGCGAAGTTGTTGAAGGGAATTACTACTTTCCCCCCGATGCGATTAAGCAAGAATACTTCAAAGATAGTGACACCCATACTACCTGTGGCTGGAAGGGAGTTGCCAGCTATTACACCATTGAAGTGGATGGGCAGGTCAATCAAGATGCTGCCTGGTATTATCCGGAACCCAAGGAAGCTGCCAGGAAGATTGCGGGCTATGTTGCCTTCTGGAAAGGGGTGAAGGTAGAGAGGTAG
- a CDS encoding flotillin family protein yields the protein MEVLIALLGALGLGTGSAWFVIRNLYYICQPSEVLIFAGTSTRLPDGNTVGYRLVKGGSSLQIPLLERTFRMDLTNMIIDLKVVGAYSKGGIPLTVTGVANIKIAGTEPTIHNAIERLLGKSRAQIEKLAKETLEGNLRGVLASLTPEEANGDQIAFARSLLEEAEEDLQQLGLMLDSLQIQTISDDVGYLDSIGRKQQAELIRDARIAEAQAKAESIVKASANECETALRELLRDEEIAKIEATKGVRDALTKRAALVTEVESIAAAQIAEVEAEIKVETARIVETEQRLQADVLAPAEAKCHRAMAEAKGNAAKIIENGEAQALGLQRLGEVWRSAGTDAREVFLYQKIGVLMQMMAAGVPKIAVSDVTVIDAKNGTQATKLAAFLEQFNQATGVDLKRIVGQVESGK from the coding sequence ATGGAAGTATTGATTGCCTTATTAGGTGCATTAGGGTTGGGAACTGGTAGTGCCTGGTTTGTGATTCGTAATCTCTACTACATTTGTCAACCCTCAGAGGTGTTGATTTTTGCAGGCACCTCAACTCGTTTACCCGATGGCAACACGGTTGGTTATCGGCTGGTAAAGGGAGGAAGCAGTCTTCAGATACCCCTCCTGGAAAGGACCTTCCGTATGGATCTCACCAACATGATTATTGATCTTAAGGTGGTGGGAGCTTACAGCAAAGGGGGGATTCCGCTGACGGTGACAGGAGTCGCCAATATTAAGATTGCTGGTACCGAGCCGACAATCCATAATGCTATTGAGCGTCTATTGGGAAAAAGCCGCGCTCAAATTGAAAAGTTAGCCAAAGAAACCCTGGAAGGAAACCTACGGGGAGTACTGGCGAGTCTCACGCCTGAAGAAGCGAACGGGGACCAAATTGCATTTGCACGGAGTTTGCTGGAAGAGGCAGAAGAGGATTTACAACAGTTAGGTCTGATGCTGGACAGCCTGCAAATCCAAACTATTTCGGATGATGTGGGCTATCTGGACAGTATTGGGCGCAAACAACAGGCTGAACTGATTCGGGATGCCCGCATCGCAGAGGCTCAAGCAAAAGCAGAGTCAATTGTCAAAGCATCGGCGAATGAATGTGAAACGGCTCTGCGTGAGCTATTGCGTGATGAAGAAATTGCCAAAATCGAAGCGACTAAAGGAGTCAGAGATGCCCTGACCAAACGGGCGGCTCTCGTCACAGAAGTTGAATCGATCGCAGCAGCCCAGATTGCTGAAGTAGAAGCAGAAATCAAAGTTGAAACTGCCCGCATTGTTGAAACCGAACAACGATTGCAAGCCGATGTGCTGGCACCGGCTGAGGCAAAGTGTCACCGAGCAATGGCTGAGGCAAAAGGCAACGCTGCCAAAATCATTGAAAACGGAGAAGCCCAGGCCCTTGGATTGCAGCGCTTAGGGGAAGTTTGGCGATCGGCGGGTACGGATGCCCGTGAGGTGTTTCTCTATCAAAAAATCGGTGTGCTAATGCAGATGATGGCGGCGGGTGTTCCCAAAATTGCCGTATCAGATGTGACTGTAATTGACGCTAAAAATGGGACGCAGGCGACTAAACTGGCTGCTTTTCTGGAGCAGTTCAATCAGGCTACTGGGGTTGATCTAAAACGAATTGTAGGACAGGTAGAGAGTGGAAAGTGA
- a CDS encoding bifunctional heptose 7-phosphate kinase/heptose 1-phosphate adenyltransferase: MVSATTFAEKLQASADRLFELLDRFHQGHVLVVGDLELDEFLTGQVERISREAPVLIIRHDRTQQVPGGGANAVFNFARLGAQIKVAGLVGKDEQGRALRNIFQAEGIDVEGILEDSDRPTVTKTRISGHSRQSVTQQIVRIDRKSDQLPSPVLQGQLADYIRQQVKSVDAIVCSDYGDGTLTQPVIAAALAHPLTIVDSQKHLKNYPGATIFTPNLPEAELAVGYPLGNLSEAADNEAIIRQAGSDLLKITQAQQILITRGSDGMSLFGHDGSEYHIPPFNRTDVFDVTGAGDTVVAALTLGLTAGASPWEAAVLGNLAASIVVRQFGTTTTTPVEMKAALQDLLNEL; the protein is encoded by the coding sequence ATGGTATCTGCTACTACCTTTGCTGAAAAGTTACAGGCTTCCGCCGATCGCCTGTTTGAGCTACTCGATCGCTTCCATCAGGGGCACGTCCTGGTCGTAGGCGATCTGGAGTTAGATGAGTTTCTGACTGGGCAGGTTGAGCGCATTTCGCGGGAAGCTCCCGTCCTGATCATCCGCCATGACAGGACCCAGCAGGTACCGGGGGGCGGCGCTAATGCCGTTTTTAACTTTGCCCGGTTGGGGGCACAGATTAAGGTAGCGGGTCTGGTTGGTAAGGATGAACAGGGACGGGCACTACGGAATATTTTTCAGGCAGAAGGAATTGATGTAGAGGGGATACTGGAGGATAGCGATCGCCCCACGGTTACCAAAACCCGTATTTCTGGGCATTCTCGCCAGTCCGTGACCCAGCAAATCGTTCGCATCGACCGCAAATCTGACCAGCTTCCCAGCCCGGTGCTTCAGGGGCAACTGGCTGACTACATCCGACAGCAGGTGAAATCTGTAGATGCGATCGTCTGTTCTGATTATGGTGATGGCACGCTCACCCAGCCTGTGATTGCGGCTGCTCTTGCCCATCCGTTGACGATTGTGGATAGCCAGAAACACCTCAAAAACTATCCTGGAGCAACCATCTTTACACCTAACCTGCCCGAAGCAGAACTGGCCGTTGGCTATCCTCTAGGCAACCTGTCGGAAGCAGCAGACAATGAGGCAATCATTCGCCAGGCTGGAAGCGATCTCCTGAAGATCACTCAGGCACAACAAATTCTGATCACACGCGGCAGTGATGGCATGAGCTTGTTTGGCCACGATGGCAGTGAGTATCATATTCCGCCATTCAATCGCACGGATGTCTTTGATGTCACGGGAGCTGGAGATACGGTAGTGGCGGCCTTAACCTTAGGACTCACCGCAGGTGCCTCCCCCTGGGAAGCCGCCGTTTTGGGCAATCTGGCCGCCAGCATTGTGGTGCGTCAGTTTGGGACCACGACCACAACCCCCGTTGAAATGAAAGCCGCCCTCCAGGATCTACTCAATGAACTTTGA
- a CDS encoding RDD family protein gives MFDELEPPRRYPRVPMDRRVAAFAVDFGLVSLFSLFGGSHLYIWFFMLLWLGLRVVVVEKNRGQSLGQWAFDIRVAELRYGSTPTLQAMLKREAIAGLGALLVFVGLVNLSPTNGFILIGLVPLLVDCGFAFLDEVGRQALHDRVAHTMLVQTRRGYSLDIKLKKLFAQRR, from the coding sequence ATGTTTGATGAGCTGGAGCCGCCTCGCCGCTATCCCAGGGTACCAATGGATCGCAGGGTTGCTGCATTTGCAGTAGACTTTGGGTTGGTTTCGCTGTTCAGTCTGTTTGGCGGTAGCCATCTGTATATCTGGTTTTTTATGCTGCTCTGGCTGGGGTTACGGGTAGTGGTGGTGGAGAAAAACAGGGGGCAAAGCCTGGGACAGTGGGCGTTTGATATTCGAGTGGCTGAACTCAGATATGGTTCAACTCCAACCCTTCAGGCGATGCTGAAACGGGAAGCGATCGCGGGGCTGGGTGCCCTGCTTGTCTTTGTTGGACTGGTCAATTTGAGTCCTACCAACGGGTTTATCCTGATTGGGCTGGTGCCGCTGCTGGTGGACTGTGGATTTGCGTTTCTGGATGAAGTGGGACGACAGGCACTTCACGATCGCGTTGCCCACACCATGCTGGTGCAAACCCGACGGGGCTACTCTCTGGATATTAAACTGAAGAAATTATTTGCACAACGCCGATAG
- a CDS encoding DUF4336 domain-containing protein, with translation MKGLSEQFGVDERDFSWKLWMLLPIYPFGRRRTIRREVVKDTIWTFEQVQGIFYVVVPIRMTVVKLQAGGLLVYAPVAPTPECIRLLKELVQKHGDVRYIILPTISGLEHKVFVGPFARKFPQAEVFVAPNQWSFPLNLPLSWLGFPSGRTHILPEDSSQTPFADELDYAILGPIPLGPGTFEEVAFFHRRSHTLLVTDSVVSIPETPPEIVQLDPYPLLFHARDTLSDQVEDSKANRRKGWQRISLFAFYFRPSAVETIPLGQAARDARHAPDRSRKAYFGLFPFKWKKDWLRSFEALRGDGRLLVAPILQTLILNRAPQETLDWAYHVATWDFQRIVPCHFDAPIQASPQQFRQAFTFLEQQPAIPEGASGSFSLPEEDFALLKEIDESLSKRRIVPPPKGKV, from the coding sequence GTGAAGGGTCTAAGCGAACAGTTCGGTGTAGATGAGAGAGACTTTTCCTGGAAACTATGGATGCTCTTGCCCATCTATCCGTTTGGCAGGCGCCGCACAATCCGGCGAGAAGTGGTCAAAGACACGATCTGGACCTTTGAGCAGGTGCAGGGGATTTTTTATGTTGTGGTCCCCATCCGCATGACCGTGGTTAAATTGCAGGCTGGAGGACTGCTGGTCTATGCGCCCGTTGCCCCTACGCCGGAGTGCATCCGACTGCTGAAAGAACTGGTGCAGAAGCACGGGGATGTCCGGTACATCATCCTGCCAACGATTTCCGGGCTGGAACATAAGGTGTTTGTAGGACCCTTTGCCAGAAAATTTCCCCAGGCGGAGGTGTTTGTGGCACCGAACCAGTGGAGCTTTCCCCTCAATCTGCCATTGAGCTGGCTGGGGTTCCCTTCAGGACGGACCCATATTCTGCCGGAAGACAGCAGCCAAACCCCATTTGCCGATGAGCTGGATTATGCCATTTTGGGGCCAATTCCGCTGGGTCCAGGGACGTTTGAGGAGGTTGCCTTTTTTCATCGGCGATCGCACACATTGCTGGTCACAGACTCGGTTGTTTCGATTCCTGAAACCCCTCCCGAAATTGTGCAACTGGATCCCTATCCGCTTCTATTCCATGCCAGGGATACCCTGTCTGATCAGGTTGAAGATAGCAAAGCGAACCGTCGCAAAGGCTGGCAACGCATTTCGCTATTTGCTTTCTACTTTCGTCCCAGTGCGGTCGAGACAATCCCCCTGGGGCAGGCTGCTCGCGATGCTCGCCATGCCCCGGATCGCTCCAGAAAAGCTTACTTTGGTTTGTTCCCATTTAAGTGGAAAAAGGACTGGCTGCGATCGTTTGAGGCGCTCCGGGGCGATGGGCGGCTGCTGGTGGCACCAATCCTACAGACTCTTATTCTTAACCGGGCACCCCAGGAAACCCTGGATTGGGCTTATCATGTAGCCACATGGGATTTTCAACGGATTGTTCCCTGCCACTTTGATGCGCCGATTCAAGCCTCTCCCCAACAGTTTCGGCAGGCGTTTACCTTCCTTGAGCAGCAGCCTGCCATCCCGGAAGGTGCTTCCGGCAGTTTTTCCCTGCCTGAAGAAGACTTTGCCCTCTTAAAGGAAATCGATGAGAGCCTTAGCAAACGGCGAATTGTACCACCCCCTAAAGGGAAAGTCTAA
- a CDS encoding ribonuclease catalytic domain-containing protein, with translation MEKGTLVEFRLNGDRRLAVIERPEGKKHWIATDERGQSHTLHPRQITYEVGGGYKPSDIPQFLKETQANLDPSSLEVAWELLVDEGETTNPAEMALLLFSEQEPALCYAAHWLLSDDRLYFKQKGDRYEPRPKNQVAELKHQLEMAEQRQREWTEFISRIEQALSGQPVEWQVSDRPRLEALERFATFGEDATHRAPALETLLHLKRPETPEAAFQLLVDLGLWSLHENLPLRRSQIPVQFPAKVLEVAHHRLISPPPDLDTNRLDLTHLKVYTIDDESTCEIDDGLSLEFLPDGTQRLWIHIADPSRWLEPGDELDLEARRRSTTLYLPTGMIPMFPVELATGPMSLVQGKVCCALSFGVVLDDTGAIQDYCIHTSLIKATYRLTYEDVDEMLELGVEAESELEAIAQWATRRRQWRQIQGAISINMPESSIKVSDDDEIIIQVLNDSLARHLVAEMMILAGEVAARYGQAHSLPLPFRYQSQPELPPEEELLLLPPGPVRDCAIRRCMPRSEMGITPARHASLGLDTYAQVTSPIRRYTDLLAHFQLKAHLRGDPLPFSTEEMKELTMSVSTAAYEATLVERQTNKYWGLEFLRRNADEVWHALMLRWLREHENLGLILLEDLGIELPMRFNRAINPGDRLEIKVLHANPRQDFIHFQEMIHQTPQTVNN, from the coding sequence ATGGAGAAGGGAACTCTCGTTGAATTTCGTCTGAATGGCGATCGCCGCCTGGCTGTCATTGAACGTCCAGAAGGTAAGAAGCACTGGATTGCAACGGATGAGCGGGGGCAGTCCCATACACTTCATCCTCGGCAGATAACCTACGAAGTTGGGGGAGGCTACAAACCTTCCGATATCCCTCAATTCCTGAAAGAGACTCAGGCAAACCTCGACCCCTCCAGCCTGGAAGTTGCCTGGGAGCTTCTGGTAGACGAAGGAGAAACCACCAACCCGGCAGAAATGGCACTGTTGCTCTTTTCAGAGCAGGAACCCGCCCTGTGCTACGCTGCCCACTGGCTTCTGTCCGACGATCGCCTCTATTTCAAGCAAAAGGGCGATCGGTATGAGCCTCGCCCCAAAAACCAGGTGGCAGAGCTGAAGCACCAGTTAGAGATGGCGGAACAACGCCAGCGGGAATGGACAGAGTTTATTTCACGGATAGAGCAGGCGCTCTCCGGGCAGCCAGTGGAGTGGCAGGTGAGCGATCGCCCCCGGCTGGAAGCACTGGAACGATTTGCAACCTTTGGGGAAGACGCCACCCATCGGGCACCTGCCCTGGAAACCCTGCTACACTTGAAACGACCTGAGACACCTGAAGCTGCTTTTCAACTGCTGGTGGATTTAGGGCTGTGGAGCCTTCACGAGAACCTACCTTTGCGGCGCAGCCAGATCCCAGTTCAGTTTCCCGCAAAGGTATTGGAAGTGGCACATCACCGTTTAATCTCCCCACCTCCTGATTTAGATACCAATCGTCTGGATCTGACCCATTTGAAGGTCTACACCATTGACGATGAGAGTACCTGTGAGATTGACGATGGTCTAAGTCTGGAATTTTTGCCAGATGGAACCCAACGTCTGTGGATTCATATTGCTGATCCCAGCCGCTGGTTAGAACCCGGCGATGAACTGGATCTGGAAGCCCGGCGGCGCAGCACGACTCTCTATTTGCCGACAGGCATGATTCCCATGTTTCCGGTAGAACTGGCAACCGGACCCATGAGTCTGGTGCAGGGAAAGGTTTGCTGTGCCCTGAGTTTTGGGGTTGTGCTGGATGACACGGGAGCCATTCAGGACTACTGTATCCACACCAGCCTGATTAAAGCGACCTATCGCCTCACCTATGAGGATGTGGATGAAATGCTGGAACTGGGTGTAGAAGCAGAGTCAGAACTGGAGGCGATCGCCCAGTGGGCAACACGCCGACGGCAATGGCGGCAGATCCAGGGTGCCATTAGTATCAACATGCCTGAATCGTCTATCAAAGTATCCGACGATGACGAAATCATTATTCAGGTGCTGAATGATTCCCTCGCACGGCATCTGGTTGCAGAGATGATGATTCTGGCGGGGGAAGTGGCTGCCCGTTATGGCCAGGCTCACAGTTTGCCTCTCCCCTTCCGCTACCAGTCCCAGCCCGAATTGCCTCCAGAAGAAGAATTGCTGTTGCTGCCACCGGGACCCGTGCGTGACTGTGCGATTCGACGCTGTATGCCCCGCAGCGAAATGGGCATTACCCCCGCCCGCCATGCCAGCCTGGGGTTAGATACCTATGCACAGGTTACTTCCCCCATTCGTCGCTACACTGATTTACTGGCACACTTTCAGCTCAAAGCACACCTGCGCGGCGACCCCCTTCCCTTCTCGACAGAAGAGATGAAAGAGCTAACCATGAGTGTCAGCACCGCCGCCTATGAAGCCACCCTGGTCGAGCGCCAGACCAATAAATACTGGGGACTGGAGTTCCTCCGGCGCAATGCCGATGAAGTCTGGCACGCCCTGATGCTGCGCTGGCTGAGGGAACATGAAAATCTAGGGTTGATTCTGCTGGAAGATCTGGGAATTGAACTGCCGATGCGCTTCAACCGGGCGATTAACCCGGGCGATCGCCTGGAAATTAAAGTTTTACACGCCAACCCGCGCCAGGACTTCATTCACTTCCAGGAAATGATCCACCAGACTCCTCAGACCGTCAATAATTAA